In Pseudovibrio brasiliensis, the following are encoded in one genomic region:
- a CDS encoding ArsR/SmtB family transcription factor, producing the protein MTENSTGDAPTNLQEDDAVAALAALAHKDRLAAFRLILTAMPNGLPSGQIAKDLSIAPTRMSFHLATLERAGLLTAQREGRVVRYAIAPHTMRGLLRFLTEDCCSGDPTMCLDFNPFPCR; encoded by the coding sequence CCACAAATCTGCAGGAAGATGACGCCGTCGCAGCGCTCGCCGCTCTGGCCCATAAGGACAGGCTGGCCGCGTTCCGCCTCATCCTGACAGCCATGCCAAACGGTCTACCATCCGGGCAGATTGCCAAAGACCTTTCCATCGCCCCCACCCGCATGTCCTTCCACCTCGCAACGCTTGAACGCGCCGGTCTGCTCACCGCCCAGCGCGAAGGCCGTGTGGTGCGTTATGCCATTGCCCCGCACACCATGCGCGGCTTGCTTCGTTTTCTGACCGAGGATTGCTGCAGTGGCGATCCGACAATGTGTCTGGACTTCAACCCGTTTCCCTGTCGTTGA
- the arsC gene encoding arsenate reductase (glutaredoxin) (This arsenate reductase requires both glutathione and glutaredoxin to convert arsenate to arsenite, after which the efflux transporter formed by ArsA and ArsB can extrude the arsenite from the cell, providing resistance.) yields the protein MNPIIYHNPKCGTSRNTLAMLKQAGTEPEVIEYLKTPPSRETLEKLIKDSGLTVREILRKKGTPYEDLGLDDEKWTDTQLIDFIEEHPILMNRPFVTTDKGTRLCRPSDVLLEILDEEQIGAFTKEDGEIVIPAKG from the coding sequence ATGAACCCGATCATCTACCACAACCCAAAGTGCGGCACCTCCCGCAACACCCTCGCTATGCTCAAGCAAGCCGGCACCGAGCCTGAGGTCATCGAATACCTCAAAACCCCGCCTTCCCGCGAAACGCTGGAAAAGCTGATCAAGGACAGCGGCCTGACCGTGCGCGAAATCCTGCGCAAAAAAGGCACGCCCTATGAGGATCTCGGCCTGGACGATGAAAAGTGGACCGATACCCAGCTGATCGACTTCATCGAGGAACACCCAATCCTCATGAACCGCCCGTTCGTCACCACCGACAAAGGCACCCGCCTCTGCCGCCCATCTGACGTCCTGCTAGAAATTCTGGATGAGGAACAGATCGGCGCCTTCACCAAGGAAGATGGCGAAATCGTCATTCCGGCAAAGGGTTAA
- the arsH gene encoding arsenical resistance protein ArsH, with protein sequence MSETSIDLTNLPEVEADSFHPIQSGTLRKDDAPDHAPRILLLYGSLRKRSFSRLAVQEAQRILEQLGAETRIFNPSGLPLADDAEPDHPKVQELRELMMWSEGQVWCSPERHGAMTGIMKTMIDWVPLSVGAVRPTQGKTLALMQVSGGSQSFNAVNQMRVLGRWMRMVTIPNQSSIPKAFLEFDENDRMKPSSLYDRVVDVMEELMKFTHLTRGHADYLTDRYSERKETAAELSARVNTK encoded by the coding sequence GTGTCTGAGACCTCGATTGATTTGACTAATCTGCCAGAGGTGGAGGCTGACAGCTTCCACCCGATCCAATCCGGCACCTTGCGCAAGGACGACGCGCCAGACCACGCCCCGCGCATCCTGCTGCTCTACGGTTCCTTGCGCAAACGCTCCTTCTCCCGCCTCGCGGTACAGGAAGCCCAGCGCATTCTGGAGCAACTTGGCGCCGAAACCCGCATCTTCAACCCAAGCGGCCTGCCACTGGCTGATGATGCAGAACCGGACCACCCTAAAGTGCAGGAACTGCGCGAGCTGATGATGTGGTCCGAAGGCCAGGTCTGGTGCTCACCAGAACGCCATGGTGCCATGACTGGCATCATGAAAACCATGATCGACTGGGTGCCCCTGTCCGTCGGCGCTGTCCGCCCGACACAAGGCAAAACTCTGGCACTGATGCAGGTCAGCGGCGGCTCCCAAAGCTTCAACGCCGTCAACCAGATGCGCGTGCTGGGCCGCTGGATGCGCATGGTCACCATCCCCAACCAGTCGTCCATTCCAAAGGCGTTTCTGGAGTTTGACGAGAACGACCGTATGAAGCCGTCCTCTCTCTACGATCGTGTGGTGGATGTTATGGAAGAACTCATGAAGTTCACCCACCTCACCCGCGGCCACGCTGACTACCTCACCGACAGATACTCCGAGCGCAAAGAAACCGCCGCAGAACTCTCTGCCCGGGTGAACACAAAGTAG
- a CDS encoding GNAT family N-acetyltransferase, with amino-acid sequence MALLDHCFPGFFEGRTFFKQLPHFRLVAEEQDEIIGQAGVDHRMIKVGDQSLRVFGMIDVCVAEAHRNRGIAGAMLQKAEELAKRADVDFMVLIADKGGLYLKHGFRHVSPAPGKWMAIHELASIMMLEKDLPEYFMVKPVGDKTWTEGQIDMMGYLF; translated from the coding sequence GTGGCTCTGCTGGATCATTGTTTTCCGGGATTTTTTGAAGGTCGGACTTTCTTCAAGCAGCTTCCTCATTTCAGGCTGGTTGCTGAAGAACAAGATGAAATTATTGGTCAGGCCGGGGTTGATCACCGGATGATTAAAGTTGGAGACCAAAGCCTGCGGGTTTTTGGGATGATCGACGTTTGTGTTGCCGAAGCGCACCGTAATCGCGGTATTGCAGGTGCCATGCTGCAAAAAGCAGAGGAGCTGGCAAAGCGGGCGGATGTCGACTTTATGGTGCTGATTGCGGATAAAGGTGGATTGTACCTGAAGCATGGGTTCCGCCATGTTTCTCCCGCACCCGGCAAATGGATGGCCATTCATGAGTTGGCCAGCATAATGATGCTTGAGAAAGATTTGCCTGAGTACTTTATGGTCAAACCTGTCGGCGACAAAACATGGACAGAGGGGCAGATCGATATGATGGGCTATCTGTTCTGA
- a CDS encoding BadF/BadG/BcrA/BcrD ATPase family protein: protein MDYILGVDGGGSTCRAAIATADGRLLGRGKAGPANIYSDPTQSLSSILHAAKEACEDAGLTEDALQHTFAVLGLAGANAHNDPVGLAENLPFAAVQVVSDSLIALEGAHGSEDGVIGILGTGSNFMARKGEKHYYLGGWGFHCGDQGSGAKMGERALEEALLAHDGLRKLCPLTEHILRQFDDDPRKLSEFARTAKPKDFGEFMPIILIYAKQQSSLALDIVEEGTTYVASALRLLSDDGKLPIALLGGLSHAYDAFLPPDLKQFIVPAKNDALRGALAMAERENALNT from the coding sequence ATGGATTACATTCTGGGTGTTGATGGCGGCGGCTCCACATGTCGTGCAGCAATCGCGACAGCAGACGGACGCTTGCTGGGCCGCGGCAAAGCAGGGCCAGCCAACATCTACAGCGATCCAACCCAAAGCCTCAGCTCCATCCTCCACGCAGCAAAAGAAGCCTGCGAAGATGCTGGCCTTACGGAAGACGCCTTGCAGCACACCTTCGCCGTACTGGGCCTTGCCGGCGCCAACGCGCACAACGATCCCGTTGGCCTTGCCGAGAACCTGCCTTTCGCCGCTGTGCAGGTCGTCTCCGACAGCCTGATCGCTCTGGAAGGTGCACACGGATCCGAAGATGGCGTCATCGGCATTCTCGGCACCGGCTCCAACTTCATGGCCCGCAAAGGCGAGAAGCACTACTACCTCGGCGGCTGGGGCTTTCACTGCGGTGATCAGGGCAGCGGTGCCAAAATGGGCGAACGCGCGCTGGAAGAAGCCCTGCTCGCCCACGACGGCCTGCGCAAGCTCTGCCCGCTAACAGAACACATCCTGCGCCAGTTCGACGACGACCCACGCAAGCTTTCCGAGTTCGCCCGCACAGCAAAGCCGAAGGACTTCGGTGAGTTCATGCCCATCATCCTCATCTACGCCAAACAGCAAAGCAGCCTTGCCCTCGACATTGTCGAAGAAGGCACCACCTACGTGGCCTCAGCTCTGCGTCTCTTGAGTGATGACGGCAAACTCCCCATCGCCCTCCTCGGCGGCCTCAGCCACGCCTACGACGCATTCCTCCCGCCAGACCTGAAGCAGTTCATCGTGCCTGCCAAAAACGACGCCCTGCGTGGCGCACTGGCCATGGCAGAACGCGAAAACGCACTGAACACCTAA
- a CDS encoding curlin, translating to MFRNFVGMMLAALLMPCAAFAGDRNSALIRQVGDSHKVQVTQNANNTEATVLQGGDTLTAGLGQHGLRGTWLVGKIFGASKDQLDTADDLAALAVRNSFLAPNGGGVGNDATVVISGDNSTGNLFQTGDGNQGTVEVSGSNSKGTLWQHGNNNEAGLAVTSNGTNVLYTQRGNGLKTSDVAAGNTLTVHAPGNTVMVHQQ from the coding sequence ATGTTTAGAAATTTTGTAGGAATGATGCTGGCTGCTTTGTTGATGCCGTGTGCGGCGTTTGCGGGTGACAGGAACTCAGCGCTTATCCGGCAGGTGGGTGATAGTCACAAGGTTCAGGTGACGCAGAATGCCAATAATACTGAGGCAACCGTTCTGCAGGGCGGTGATACCTTGACTGCAGGCCTTGGGCAGCATGGTTTGAGGGGCACATGGCTTGTCGGTAAGATTTTTGGTGCTTCGAAAGATCAGCTGGATACGGCAGATGATTTGGCGGCGCTTGCTGTGCGCAACAGCTTTCTTGCGCCCAATGGCGGCGGTGTAGGGAATGACGCCACAGTGGTGATCTCGGGTGATAACTCAACGGGCAACCTGTTCCAGACCGGCGATGGCAATCAGGGTACTGTGGAGGTTTCCGGCAGTAACTCCAAGGGCACGTTATGGCAGCATGGCAACAACAATGAAGCCGGGCTTGCAGTGACGAGCAACGGAACCAATGTGCTTTACACTCAGCGTGGAAATGGGCTTAAAACCTCGGATGTTGCTGCGGGTAACACGTTGACGGTTCATGCGCCGGGCAACACGGTGATGGTGCATCAGCAATAG
- a CDS encoding curlin repeat-containing protein, translated as MLGRSVGFLGFWGALFIGLSWSAAQELAVIPQVNVTGYSQDNQSFRFLEEKSAKVFTGDIPQVTEYGGNTISLRGLEESFASLIVPVEPSTISGVPNSPVAGQGLIIGTGNMVLYEAQGTGNGFGFIQYGYGNSLSGRVYGHDNNALVGQFGNNNRALFNQFGDGNSLSIMQGQ; from the coding sequence ATGTTGGGTCGATCTGTTGGGTTTCTTGGTTTTTGGGGTGCTCTGTTTATCGGGCTTTCCTGGAGTGCTGCGCAGGAACTGGCGGTTATTCCTCAGGTGAATGTAACCGGATACTCGCAGGACAATCAGAGTTTTCGATTTTTGGAAGAAAAAAGCGCAAAGGTGTTTACCGGCGATATTCCGCAGGTGACGGAGTATGGTGGCAACACCATCAGTCTTCGTGGTCTTGAAGAGAGTTTTGCCAGTTTGATTGTACCAGTGGAGCCTTCAACGATCAGCGGTGTGCCGAACTCACCGGTTGCCGGGCAGGGGCTCATCATCGGAACGGGGAACATGGTGCTTTATGAAGCGCAGGGAACCGGGAATGGTTTTGGTTTCATTCAATACGGGTATGGCAACTCGCTTTCCGGCAGAGTTTATGGGCACGACAACAATGCGTTGGTGGGGCAGTTTGGGAACAACAACCGGGCGCTCTTCAATCAGTTCGGGGATGGAAATTCTCTGAGTATTATGCAGGGGCAATAG
- a CDS encoding curlin, whose translation MKQILILSCSALAFSVAAAHAGDGNASSLSQVNLAGAGNTGTITQIGDNNDAIVQQTNTAGGGNTATVLQTGSNNIAGSDRSPSGKYDGQMVQNGASNTLSVNQDNNQMVRNVSQSGDQNTASILQRANGSPSDRTPDHRVWNVQQTGQVGAVTLQNSLTIDQRGDTNVVARVTQENTNATGGVNTASIRQRGDYNGANINDVPPDPTGTGTPVVEGPSHGAKLIQVGSANDTSAYQNGSRNNFWLESRGVGNMVDLVQDAGATQSYTKSVIEGDMNDAAYRQTGDLQDADVNVNGNNFLIRTRQAGSSNAIDYVGMGSNGKVSIQQTGEGNNVSGNSSGVNQYMAVKQSGDGNSVDIAGLNGPNINKFYVLQTSDDNTVEVGTVSGSLNRLQFIQKGGDNNQIIWGDVYGDQNKVFFTQNGAGNIIEGNIGDLSDPSTSNNNRLQVAQIGDDNKTLAVIMGNNNNAQVGQKGNMNSANVSQTGDNNNATIMQGAATVNLPTIMTDNSVPFQTLDGTSTW comes from the coding sequence ATGAAGCAAATTCTTATTTTGTCATGTTCAGCTTTAGCATTTTCAGTTGCTGCTGCGCATGCGGGAGATGGTAATGCATCTTCCCTAAGCCAGGTCAATTTAGCTGGTGCAGGCAACACGGGCACAATCACCCAGATTGGCGACAACAACGACGCTATCGTTCAGCAGACCAACACTGCTGGTGGTGGAAATACCGCAACTGTTCTGCAGACTGGTAGCAACAACATTGCTGGTAGTGACCGCAGTCCAAGCGGTAAGTACGATGGCCAGATGGTTCAAAATGGTGCCAGCAACACTCTCTCCGTCAACCAAGATAATAATCAGATGGTGAGAAACGTTAGTCAGTCTGGAGACCAGAACACTGCAAGTATCCTGCAGCGTGCAAATGGTTCTCCTTCTGATCGTACTCCTGATCATCGTGTCTGGAATGTACAGCAGACTGGTCAGGTAGGTGCTGTAACACTGCAGAACAGCCTGACAATTGACCAGCGTGGCGACACTAACGTTGTGGCTCGTGTTACTCAGGAAAACACCAATGCAACTGGCGGAGTGAATACTGCTTCCATTCGTCAGCGTGGGGATTACAACGGTGCAAACATCAATGATGTTCCACCAGATCCAACAGGCACTGGTACTCCTGTTGTTGAAGGTCCATCTCATGGTGCGAAGTTGATCCAGGTTGGTTCTGCCAACGATACATCAGCTTATCAGAATGGCTCACGTAACAACTTCTGGCTTGAGTCCAGAGGTGTTGGAAACATGGTTGATCTGGTTCAGGATGCAGGTGCTACTCAGTCCTATACCAAATCTGTCATCGAAGGTGACATGAATGATGCCGCTTATCGTCAGACTGGTGATCTGCAGGATGCTGATGTCAACGTAAATGGCAATAACTTCCTGATCCGGACTCGTCAGGCTGGATCTTCCAATGCTATCGACTACGTCGGTATGGGCTCCAATGGTAAGGTTTCCATCCAGCAGACCGGTGAAGGTAACAACGTCTCTGGCAACTCCAGTGGTGTTAACCAGTACATGGCTGTAAAGCAGTCTGGTGATGGCAACAGTGTAGATATTGCTGGGCTAAACGGTCCAAACATCAACAAGTTCTATGTGTTGCAGACAAGCGATGACAACACAGTAGAGGTTGGCACTGTTTCCGGAAGCTTGAATCGTCTGCAGTTCATCCAGAAAGGTGGCGATAACAACCAGATCATTTGGGGTGACGTTTACGGTGATCAGAACAAAGTGTTCTTCACTCAAAACGGTGCTGGCAACATCATCGAAGGTAACATCGGTGATTTGAGTGATCCATCTACCAGCAACAACAACCGCCTGCAGGTTGCCCAGATTGGTGATGATAACAAAACCCTGGCTGTGATCATGGGCAACAACAACAATGCTCAGGTCGGTCAGAAGGGTAACATGAACTCTGCAAATGTTAGCCAGACTGGTGACAACAACAATGCCACCATCATGCAGGGTGCTGCCACTGTGAACCTGCCAACAATCATGACTGACAACTCAGTTCCATTCCAAACACTGGATGGCACATCTACTTGGTAA